From the genome of Spinacia oleracea cultivar Varoflay chromosome 2, BTI_SOV_V1, whole genome shotgun sequence, one region includes:
- the LOC130467549 gene encoding uncharacterized protein has product MSGASPPPPTFFPCSYSDSSTCSDNELSCVRTCLLSSNKSCGIYPGYPCALEKFILFNHDKCIRLVFDIYGCQPSNPSALWEKYYASLSEDFNRQFPGLDSKVKHLTARSVEQYLEEMGKSLKTFGLEHLNEEQDAEVARTKDIIDALDAPIPEHCISCRDKLNKAQQEAFNSIIDHVKQGKGGAFFIDGPGGTGKTFLYNALYAEVRLMGKIVLATATSGIAAANIPSGRTAHSRFKIPIDIEASLACDVPKQGSLAALIQETALIIWDEASMARKENVESLDLLLRDLCNADLLFGGKLIVFGGDFRQVLPVLPRKTQREAVAVSLVSSALWARMTRFRLTENIRAREDPAFSAFLLALGNGELQTIDNNLVHLPSEVVKPLEEGKDPITDLTALTFPELDLQAFDSDIFTTRAILTPMNADVDSINTNLIQKFPGQPVLYKSFDTMLDDNCNIYPTEFINTLCPGGMSPHELILKKGSPVILLRNVLPSSGLCNGTRLICQEFFPNLVQCVIITGHHKGKHVFIPRVNLRPAASSKYPILFQRKQFPLKLSFAMTINKSQGQTLSQVAIYLPRPCFSHGQLYVALSRARQSAHVTVISAGTPQQQTETQVENVLSYDVLRLAGII; this is encoded by the exons ATGAGTGGCGCTTCACCTCCCCCACCCACCTTCTTTCCTTGTTCATACAGCG ATAGTAGTACTTGTTCAGATAATGAGCTCTCTTGTGTTCGGACTTGCCTATTAAGCTCGAATAAGTCATGTGGTATTTACCCAGGTTACCCTTGTGCCTTGGAAAAATTTATACTTTTCAATCATGATAAATGCATACGCCTTGTCTTTGATATATATGGCTGTCAACCAAGCAACCCAAGTGCACTGTGGGAGAAATACTATGCATCTCTGTCCGAGGATTTTAACCGCCAATTTCCAGGCTTAGATTCAAAGGTTAAACATCTGACAGCCAGATCAGTCGAGCAATACTTGGAGGAAATGGGTAAATCGCTTAAGACTTTTGGGCTTGAACACTTGAATGAGGAACAGGATGCTGAGGTAGCAAGGACAAAAGACATTATTGATGCACTGGATGCACCAATACCCGAACACTGTATTAGTTGTCGTGACAAGTTAAACAAGGCCCAACAAGAAGCTTTTAATTCCATCATTGACCATGTGAAGCAGGGAAAGGGTGGTGCATTCTTTATAGACGGCCCTGGTGGAACAGGGAAAACTTTCTTGTACAATGCATTATACGCAGAGGTTCGACTAATGGGAAAGATCGTGCTTGCAACTGCTACATCAGGTATTGCAGCAGCTAATATACCATCTGGTCGAACAGCCCACTCCAGGTTCAAAATACCAATTGATATTGAAGCATCCCTAGCTTGCGATGTTCCAAAACAAGGTAGCTTAGCTGCATTGATACAGGAAACAGCTCTTATCATATGGGACGAGGCTTCGATGGCAAGAAAAGAGAATGTTGAATCCTTGGATCTGCTGCTCCGAGATCTGTGCAATGCAGACCTGCTGTTTGGTGGTAAACTCATAGTCTTTGGAGGTGATTTCCGGCAAGTCCTCCCTGTTCTGCCCCGCAAAACACAACGGGAAGCAGTTGCTGTCAGTTTAGTCAGCTCTGCCTTGTGGGCTCGAATGACAAGGTTCCGCCTGACAGAAAACATACGAGCCCGTGAAGATCCAGCCTTCTCAGCTTTCTTACTCGCATTGGGTAATGGAGAACTGCAAACCATTGACAACAACCTTGTCCACTTGCCAAGTGAGGTTGTCAAGCCTCTTGAGGAAGGCAAGGATCCCATCACAGACCTGACTGCCCTTACATTCCCCGAACTCGACCTTCAAGCCTTTGACTCAGACATCTTCACAACAAGGGCAATTCTGACTCCCATGAACGCTGATGTTGACTCTATAAACACAAATCTTATTCAAAAGTTTCCAGGTCAGCCTGTCCTCTATAAAAGCTTTGACACAATGCTTGATGACAATTGTAATATCTATCCTACCGAATTTATAAACACACTCTGCCCCGGTGGAATGAGCCCTCATGAACTTATCTTAAAAAAGGGAAGCCCAGTCATTTTGCTCCGGAATGTTCTCCCATCTTCCGGCTTGTGCAATGGTACAAGGTTAATATGCCAGGAGTTTTTCCCTAACCTCGTCCAATGTGTAATCATCACTGGCCACCACAAAGGGAAGCACGTTTTTATTCCCCGTGTTAACCTGCGGCCTGCCGCTTCTTCGAAGTACCCAATACTTTTTCAAAGAAAACAATTTCCTTTGAAGTTGAGCTTTGCAATGACAATCAACAAGTCCCAAGGGCAAACCTTAAGTCAAGTTGCTATTTACCTTCCTCGTCCATGTTTCTCACATGGGCAGTTATATGTCGCCTTGTCAAGGGCAAGACAATCAGCCCATGTTACTGTCATTTCAGCCGGCACTCCCCAACAACAAACCGAAACTCAAGTTGAAAATGTGCTTTCATATGACGTGTTGAGGCTCGCTGGTATTATATGA
- the LOC130467550 gene encoding uncharacterized protein, translated as MFFFMQVVAFVTFYNHQSAVLALQDLDICNMKHERVFLDELSPITKSYKVKVKVIEKGRAKPSPKKGILYQHLVLQDDKKNKMRGALFGDQIEAYKDAFVHKGEYEIADAPIRHADPQWKKSEEELDFQMTFGRQTVIQPVNVEAGPILPDYQSIASIPRAGDPGDRYDIVGVVLYVEDQPRSITTAQDRQVFVREIVITDHSSQQPLVISVWNDLAGADCDPLSCWGEKFVVVGFTSLRATSHKGGFSLASSMSTMFIHDPEGHRADALKEW; from the exons ATGTTTTTTTTCATGCAGGTTGTTGCATTTGTGACGTTTTACAACCATCAATCAGCTGTGTTGGCACTACAGGATTTAGAT ATTTGCAATATGAAACATGAACGTGTCTTCTTAGATGAGCTGAGTCCTATCACTAAGTCATACAAGGTGAAAGTCAAGGTCATTGAGAAGGGACGAGCTAAGCCATCTCCTAAGAAAGGGATCCTGTATCAGCACCTGGTTTTGCAGGACGATAAG AAAAACAAGATGCGGGGTGCGCTATTTGGAGATCAGATCGAGGCATACAAGGATGCATTTGTGCACAAAGGAGAATATGAAATAGCTGATGCTCCCATCAGGCATGCAGACCCACAATGGAAGAAATCTGAAGAGGAACTTGACTTCCAGATGACCTTTGGACGGCAGACAGTGATCCAGCCTGTGAACGTTGAAGCAGGCCCTATCCTGCCCGACTACCAATCCATTGCTTCTATCCCAAGAGCTGGGGATCCTGGTGACAGATATG ATATTGTTGGGGTGGTTCTTTATGTTGAGGACCAGCCAAGGTCTATTACCACTGCCCAAGACCGCCAAGTATTTGTTCGAGAAATTGTTATTACTGATCACAG CTCTCAACAACCATTAGTCATCTCCGTCTGGAATGATCTTGCTGGAGCTGATTGTGACCCACTCTCCTGTTGGGGCGAAAAGTTTGTTGTGGTTGGCTTCACTTCCTTAAGGGCCACATCCCACAAAGGTG GTTTCTCGCTCGCATCGAGCATGTCTACTATGTTCATTCATGATCCTGAAGGGCACAGAGCCGATGCACTGAAGGAATGGTAA